The Rickettsia endosymbiont of Gonocerus acuteangulatus nucleotide sequence AACCAATTTTCAAATAACGATCTAGTTATATTAAATAACATGAAACAAATAAATATCGGTGCCATTGTTATAATCATACCAATAGTTATTAGTGCCGTAAGATAAATAATTGTAGCTTTGAATATAAGTAAGAAAATAAAATATAGAGCTATTAAATATAATATAATATAAATAAACCCAAGCGGATCTACAAATAATAAAGAAAATAGCTTAGATAAAGTTTGCGGGGAAATAAGAAGATTTAATAAACTTTGACCTGTTGAAGCATCTTGTACTATCTGTAATATCTGTGCTAGCCCTTCAACAAAAAATACAAATAAATAATCATGGAAAAATGTCCAAGCTTTACTTGTACTTAATAATATTGAAACTATACTGACTTTTAGTATTCTAACTACCAGCTCAACATGAGTCATGTTTATGTTTCCTATTAAAAAGGAAAATCCAGTAAACATTATATAAAGAGTTAAAAGAGCCGAAACACTTAACCTATAGCTAAGTGTTTCAATTATTTGCTGATAAGTCTGCCTTACAATTCCAGGATCTTTATCGCTAGTACCAAATAACTCATTCTTTATTAAATTTGTTAAAAATTGTAGCGGATCAGGTCTTGTATCGCTAACTCCGGATTTTATGACTACCCTATATTGTCCACTATTATCATCATAAAATTTGTCTAAAATTTTAAAATATAGGGGAGATTGAGCATAATTTGAAGCTTGATCGCAAGGTAGGCTAGTACAACCATATTGATAATTTATACCACCGGCTTGTAAAAATTTCCCAGTACTGCTAATACTATAAAATTCATAACCTTTGCTTGTAATTGGTTCACCTAAATGCTGCGTTATACCTTTTGGGCTACGCTGTGAATCTGACGACATATTAGGATTAGAACCTTTATCAGCAATTAAAAAATAAAGCCCTACTCCGTTTGTAAGTATACAAGGAGCATTATTAATAGGTGCATCGCTTGGCGTAGGAGTTGGACACATCTTACCGTCAGTAAATTGACATGGCTGCAACTTAACGCAAAAATCAGCTAAGGTAGTAAAATTATTCTGCTGCCCATACCATGGACACCATGCCGATAACATCCCTGAAGTATTCTTGTCCCCAGACATATAATCCCAAGGTCTTACCATAACTGTTAAAGGATAACCATTTACTTTATAAGCACTATCCCGCCATGGTGCTACCTGATCCCCCTCCTGTCTTGAAGTAACTTCAGATGGATCATATCTAGAAGAAATATTAAATTTTATAAAACCGAAATCATCCGGATCGATACAAGTATCCCCAGTACACCCCGACAGTGCCAATAACGATATTAATAATGTAATAAAAATATTTCTGTTCATTTTAAATCGATTTGTCATTCCGTGGCTTATCCACAGAATCCATAAAAATTTTAATATTTTAAATTTCAACATCATTGCGAGGAGAAACTTTAAGTTTCGACGAAGCAATCCCAGAATTCTTAAATGTTTCATAAGATTGCCACGTCGCCTACGGCTCCTCGCAATGATGTTAATCTTTCTCTTCTTTCTGTTCAGGTTTCACATCATTACGATTTTGAAAAAACTTACCTGTATGCTCACCGCCATCTTTTGACTCTCTAGCTTCATAATTCTGATCAATTACTTTATCTTTAAAAATCCGTGCTGGAGCAAGGGCAGCTTTTTTAATCGGGGCTGCTACTGAACCTATATCTTTCATAATAGATTCTGTAGGATTAGAAGGAGCTTGATAATTACCTTCTATTCGTGCAGGAGTAACCTGCGTTAACATACCAACAACTATGGTTACAAAACTTACTAAACCATATGACATTAGACAATATGAATAAAATAATAAAGCTGTAGTAAATAATACTAAAAATGTATTAGTGTCATTTGTTAAAATATTAGAACTAGTAATATCTGGAACTTGTGGAACAAAAAAAGGTATTCCTGGTAAAAATGGTAAAGTGAAAGAGAAATTTAACGGAATACCAAGATTTGACAAGTCGAGTCCTATTTTAATTGGTATGAGCGTATCCCAGCAAGCTCTGACAATTACCTTTAACAGCTGTTCTGATAAAATTTGATCTATTAATAAAAAGAAAATTAATAATAACGTTGGCTGCATTACATAGCTAAACAAAATTGATATCCAGTTGTCAAACATAGTTTTTGTTTTTTCAAACAACATTAATATTATAAAAATTGGTGCTAATGAAATCATAACTGTCAAACCTATAAAGGCTATAATATAACCTATAATTACTTCGAGTACTGCCCTAAAATAAGTAATAAGTGAGTAAATGGTTATGATAGCAATAAATGCTAAGCCATTATGTATTTGTAATAGTTGAATAAACAGTAATCCCCAAATCCTACCATTAGTATATTTATCAAATATAGGATCAATAAAACCAAAAATGTTAGATTTAGAGCTTGTAGCACCTACAACATTCGTTGCAAAGAAATCTATACCATTAATAAATGCACTGAAGAAATTGTTATTAAAGAAACTCCAGCTTTCAGGTCTAAGTAAAATAGCTACTATAGTTATTTTAAATATACGAGTTACTACTTCTACAGCAGTCAATTTCAAAGCCCCCAAAACAAACATTAAGCCAAATATAGTAACGTAAAGTGTTAATGCAGTTTTAGCTATATTTTGTATTGCAGAATTTGCAACTAATTTAAAATAAAAATTCTCACTATAACTTCTAAATTCATCTGTAATTGGCTTAATTGCACCATTATAAACTATATTTGAAAACCAAGTTGTACCAGTATAATTAGCGTAATCTACACTAATTGTTCCCTGTATATTACAATTAGGATTTTTTACTCTTAACCATAAATATCCATCTTGTGGTGCATCACATGAAAAATCATAACCGACTGCAGTGCCGGAAGTAGATGAACTAGGTAATGTACCATCAGCTGTTATTAAATACTCTAAAGTTATATTTTGTTGATCACCCGGACTTATAGTGTTTGTGCCATTACCTATCTCAACAATCATTGCATAACGACCAAAATATAAAAAATTAGTTGCCCAATTACCATTAGTTATATAAGTTGCAAAATCAGTATAATTAGAAAAATTTCTACTCCACTCACTCATTGAAAAAGAATTATTAAACATACCGGTAGGCTGCCAATCGCTACTAAAATCCATAGCACCACCACTAGTTGCTTGATAATACATAAAACTATTCTGTGTATTATCATTATTAACAAAGCTTTGATCACGATTTTTAATAACTTGTCCACCTATTTTAATAACCATTCCTCTACCTTGATCATAATAACAAGCAGGGCTAGCATCTAAATTAGAATTAGCAGGGCAAGAGTTAATTATGCTCATAAAATTTTGTAATGTAGTTACAGCCATTGGCTTACCAACTAATGCACCATTACCAACATTAGTATATTTTGTAGCCGAACCTGTACCAGTAC carries:
- a CDS encoding type IV secretion system protein, which translates into the protein MKIIKSLILLVLFMASPAKGDDFAWMSSGLSGLKSIFGCLEVPTFTSFREGKIGISLSTAGDWQPTGNVVEKGKLLKIKWSTAGLTPEPRKYLVLYRIDPRFSTPQVFIKNYNYKNSQFEVAGFPGFSTANDGVIPPDKNLDALSFAKMNNYVNYFNYANGNPKIQVNAGDIVNISLADKDDFFNPSTSKTPSTLNNILAKELDSSVFAASALYTESNLGNFENRIVYSSAEQVCNIIDAQRTTLCTGTGSATKYTNVGNGALVGKPMAVTTLQNFMSIINSCPANSNLDASPACYYDQGRGMVIKIGGQVIKNRDQSFVNNDNTQNSFMYYQATSGGAMDFSSDWQPTGMFNNSFSMSEWSRNFSNYTDFATYITNGNWATNFLYFGRYAMIVEIGNGTNTISPGDQQNITLEYLITADGTLPSSSTSGTAVGYDFSCDAPQDGYLWLRVKNPNCNIQGTISVDYANYTGTTWFSNIVYNGAIKPITDEFRSYSENFYFKLVANSAIQNIAKTALTLYVTIFGLMFVLGALKLTAVEVVTRIFKITIVAILLRPESWSFFNNNFFSAFINGIDFFATNVVGATSSKSNIFGFIDPIFDKYTNGRIWGLLFIQLLQIHNGLAFIAIITIYSLITYFRAVLEVIIGYIIAFIGLTVMISLAPIFIILMLFEKTKTMFDNWISILFSYVMQPTLLLIFFLLIDQILSEQLLKVIVRACWDTLIPIKIGLDLSNLGIPLNFSFTLPFLPGIPFFVPQVPDITSSNILTNDTNTFLVLFTTALLFYSYCLMSYGLVSFVTIVVGMLTQVTPARIEGNYQAPSNPTESIMKDIGSVAAPIKKAALAPARIFKDKVIDQNYEARESKDGGEHTGKFFQNRNDVKPEQKEEKD